The genomic window GCGCAGTGCTTTTTCTGCCCGGGCAAGATTGTATCGCTCTCTGGCTTGTTTCTGGACCTTTGGTTTGGGGTCTTTGTTTTGTTTTTTATCTGTTCTGGCTGACAGGACAGCCGCACTGTAACTGGCGATATCACCCTCATAATCTTTGACCCGGCCGTCCTTAACCAGCCACAGCCTGTCCGCAACATTTTGCACCAGATGTGTATCATGGCTGACCAAAATGACCGCCCCCTGATAGCTGTTCAACGCCATCACCAACGCATCCCGGCTTTCGATATCAAGGTGGTTTGTTGGCTCATCCAGAATCAGGATATGCGGCGCATCAAGAGTCGCCAAAAACAACAGCAATCTGGCTTTCTGTCCACCAGACAGGCGGCTTGTCGGGACGTCTGCAAGCTCTGCTGAAAATCCGGCCGCGCCCAATTTTGATCTGATCTTGCTGTTGGGCAAGTCAGGATATTCCCGGAGCAGATGATCAAAGGCGCTCTCCCCTGCCCTCAGCTCATCCATCTGATGCTGCGCAAAATAGCCGACCTTCAGTTTGCGTGCTCTTTGTTCCTGTCCAGCCATCAGCTGTAACCGGCCGGCAATCAATTTTGACAGGGTTGATTTACCTTCGCCATTGGCACCCAAAAGCGCAATTCTGTCATCCCCGTCAAGCCGTAGGTTCAGCCCCGAAAGCACCACTTTACCTTGATAGCCAAGCTGACCGTTTTCAATCTGCAGGACAGGCGGGCTGATCTCATCTGGCTGCGGAAAGCTGATTGGCGCCACACGCTGCTCAATGATGGCCTGGACGGGTTCAAGTCGTTCCAGCATTTTCAGCCGGGACTGGGCCTGACGTGCTTTGGTTGCCTTGGCCCTGAAACGATCAACAAAGGACTGAATATGGGCACGTTGCGCCTCTTGCTTGCGTTGGGCAGACAGGCTGTTGGCCAGCCGGGCCTTTCGTTCTGCATCAAATTGATCATAGCCCCCACCATGTAGGCTGAGGCGCCCGTCTGACAGATATAAGATACTGTCAACTGACCGGTTTAACAGCTGCCTGTCATGAGAAATGATAAGGGCTGTATGATTGTATCTGGATAAAAACTGCTCTAACCAGACTGCCCCTTCTAGGTCCAAATAGTTGGTCGGCTCATCAAGCAGCAGCAAATCAGGGGCGGCAAACAAAATAGCCGCCAAAGCCACCCGCATGCGCCAGCCGCCTGAAAATTCATGACAGGGCTGGTTCTGGGCAGCCGAATCAAATCCCAGGCCATGCAAAATCGTTGCGGCGCGGGCCTCTGCTGAATGAGACTGGATATCCGCCAGACGCTGATGAATATAGGCGATTCTGTCTGCCGCCTCAGCGGTTTCAGCCTCTGCAAGCAAGGCTGCCCGTTCCTCATCCGCCGCAAGCACCGTCTCCAATAAAGAATGATGGGTTGCTGGCGCTTCTTGTTCAACACTGCCAATACGATAATTAGCGGGCACAGCAATGCTGCCCCCTTCTGGATGCCAATCTCCTTTGATTAACTTAAACAAAGACGTCTTTCCAGACCCGTTCCGTCCGACAATACCAATTTTATGTCCGGCCGGAATAAGTGCATTTGCCTCTGTGAATAAAGGCTTACCATCAATCCGGAACGAGAGATCTTGGATCGTCAGCACGGGCTAGCTAGCTTCGTCCATAAATATCGTCATAACGGACAATATCATCTTCACCAAGATAGTTGCCAGTCTGAACCTCTATCAGAACAACAGGCAGGTCAGTGTGATTTTCCAGCCGGTGTTTTGCCTGCAGGGGAATATGCACATGTTCGGTCGCGGCCACTGTTAACACAGCCTCATCAACGGTTACTGTTGCTGTGCCCATGACAACCACCCAATGTTCTGCGCGATGTTGATGCGACTGAAGGGATAAACGCCCGCCTGGCACAACTGTAATCCGCTTGACCTTATAGCCGTCACGTTCAGCAAGAACCTCATATTTACCCCATGGGCGTTCCCCGATTTCACCGATCACCTGTACAGCCCTCCTGACGTTATGATTAGTCCAAGGATCAAATCTGCTGCACCTTAACTGATCATAACCTGGCTGTCAGCCTCCAGCTTTTAATCTGTGGAATATGTAATTTTTTTCATTTATTGTAAAAAATGCATAATTTAACATAGAATGATGGAGATTTACAGCACCGCAATTCTACAAGCCTTCAGCCTGATCTTCTCTGGTGACGCTGCTCTGACCGAAATATTCTGGCTTTCGGTAAAGGTCAGCCTCACAGCAGTGCTGATCGCCTGTGCGATTGGCCTGCCTCTTGGGGCCGTTCTGGCGGTTCAGCGATTTCCCGGGCGCGGCGCACTGGTAAGCATTGTCAATACATTAATGGGGATGCCACCGGTTGTTGTCGGCTTAATTGTTTATCTTCACCTTTCCAGATCTGGGCCTCTTGGCTGGCTGGGCCTGCTATACACCCCAACAGCGATGATTATTGCCCAGGTGATTTTAATCACGCCGATTATTGCGGCGCTGAGCTGCCAAATTCTGGAGGATTTGCATGAAGATTACCGCGACCTGTTCACCTCACTGGTGGTGCCGCGCCGCATAGCTGTGTTCAGCTATATTTACGATGCCCGATTTTCGTTGCTGACTGTTGTGCTGGCCGGGTTTGGCCGTGCCGTCTCTGAGGTAGGGGCTGTGATTGTTGTTGGCGGCAATATCGACCATCTGACACGTGTGATGACGACAACTATTGCTCTTGAAACCTCCAAAGGAGAGCTGGAACTGGCATTAGCTCTTGGCATGGTCCTGATGGGCAAGGCATTGCTGGTTAATGCTGTGGGGCTGCGGCTGAAGACAGCTGCAAAGGTGCGCGCCTATGTGTAGCGCTCCTGTGCCCAATCTGCTGCCGATCCAGGTTCGTGAGCTCAGCGTGACAACACAGAAACGCGCTCTGCTGAACGGCGTCGGCTGTGATATTACCTCAGACGGTATCACTGTCATTATGGGTCCAAACGGGGCTGGAAAAAGTTTGTTTTTGCGATGCCTGCATGGGCTGATTCACCCTGCAGCAGGTGATATTCAGTTTGCCGGTCAGCGTCTGAGTGAGGCTGTTATG from SAR116 cluster alpha proteobacterium HIMB100 includes these protein-coding regions:
- a CDS encoding ABC-type tungstate transport system, periplasmic component (PFAM: Binding-protein-dependent transport system inner membrane component); the protein is MEIYSTAILQAFSLIFSGDAALTEIFWLSVKVSLTAVLIACAIGLPLGAVLAVQRFPGRGALVSIVNTLMGMPPVVVGLIVYLHLSRSGPLGWLGLLYTPTAMIIAQVILITPIIAALSCQILEDLHEDYRDLFTSLVVPRRIAVFSYIYDARFSLLTVVLAGFGRAVSEVGAVIVVGGNIDHLTRVMTTTIALETSKGELELALALGMVLMGKALLVNAVGLRLKTAAKVRAYV
- a CDS encoding mannose-6-phosphate isomerase (PFAM: Mannose-6-phosphate isomerase); amino-acid sequence: MIGEIGERPWGKYEVLAERDGYKVKRITVVPGGRLSLQSHQHRAEHWVVVMGTATVTVDEAVLTVAATEHVHIPLQAKHRLENHTDLPVVLIEVQTGNYLGEDDIVRYDDIYGRS
- a CDS encoding ATPase component of ABC transporters with duplicated ATPase domain (PFAM: ABC transporter), yielding MLTIQDLSFRIDGKPLFTEANALIPAGHKIGIVGRNGSGKTSLFKLIKGDWHPEGGSIAVPANYRIGSVEQEAPATHHSLLETVLAADEERAALLAEAETAEAADRIAYIHQRLADIQSHSAEARAATILHGLGFDSAAQNQPCHEFSGGWRMRVALAAILFAAPDLLLLDEPTNYLDLEGAVWLEQFLSRYNHTALIISHDRQLLNRSVDSILYLSDGRLSLHGGGYDQFDAERKARLANSLSAQRKQEAQRAHIQSFVDRFRAKATKARQAQSRLKMLERLEPVQAIIEQRVAPISFPQPDEISPPVLQIENGQLGYQGKVVLSGLNLRLDGDDRIALLGANGEGKSTLSKLIAGRLQLMAGQEQRARKLKVGYFAQHQMDELRAGESAFDHLLREYPDLPNSKIRSKLGAAGFSAELADVPTSRLSGGQKARLLLFLATLDAPHILILDEPTNHLDIESRDALVMALNSYQGAVILVSHDTHLVQNVADRLWLVKDGRVKDYEGDIASYSAAVLSARTDKKQNKDPKPKVQKQARERYNLARAEKALRKLEEKLQATEKQKAELEEEMASAAFYQINEKAIIDRKSALLAELLSMVDTLENEWMMLSSEIEEHQT